The following proteins are co-located in the Solanum pennellii chromosome 8, SPENNV200 genome:
- the LOC107027293 gene encoding uncharacterized protein LOC107027293 has product MLKRQDTLAASARRQRTWRSGENQHVVKSTGCMSGIIQLISKYQKKTKRITSGIRKQGKVVVVIGENEKNDEVKVRSPKIEADKKERPVALVARLMGLEEIKCLPSPNRKASAEEVKRRKLLEDLGKCNDDLESVRQILNSLKRDKKIGDAVKPPTPLTYCNKIAKPKHNHNGHITQQRIKRLESYEPIDKFTNNAPLLYHMKPKSCSKGMIQSVEEVWNENEWGEKREAGRIGLILQDQIYRDLIEELLKEMNLLISFRSLPFLACKKRLFF; this is encoded by the exons ATGCTAAAGAGGCAAGATACATTAGCGGCATCAGCTCGCCGGCAAAGGACATGGCGGAGTGGAGAAAATCAGCATGTTGTGAAGTCTACTGGTTGCATGTCAGGCATTATTCAACTAATTTCCAAATACCAAAAAAAGACGAAACGCATTACTTCTGGAATCAGAAAACAAGGTAAAGTAGTAGTTGTAATTGGGGAAAATGAGAAGAAtgatgaagtaaaggtaagaaGCCCAAAAATCGAAGCAGATAAAAAGGAGCGGCCAGTAGCGTTAGTGGCGCGGCTGATGGGGTTGGAGGAGATAAAGTGCCTTCCGAGTCCTAATAGGAAGGCGAGTGCAGAAGAGGTAAAGAGGAGGAAGCTTCTAGAAGACTTGGGCAAGTGCAATGACGATTTAGAGTCTGTTCGCCAGATTCTAAATTCACTAAAAAGGGATAAGAAAATTGGCGATGCAGTCAAGCCGCCGACTCCATTAACATACTGCAACAAAATCGCTAAAcctaaacataatcataatg GTCATATTACACAACAAAGGATCAAGAGGCTAGAATCATATGAACCAATTGATAAATTTACAAATAATGCACCATTATTATATCACATGAAGCCAAAGTCATGCAGCAAAGGCATGATTCAAAGTGTGGAGGAAGTGTGGAATGAGAATGAATGGGGAGAAAAGAGAGAAGCAGGGAGAATAGGACTAATATTACAAGATCAAATTTACAGGGACTTAATTGAAGAGCTTCTCAAAGAAATGAATCTACTAATTTCCTTTCGTTCTTTACCCTTTTTAGCATGTAAGAAAAGGCTTTTCTTCTAA
- the LOC107028976 gene encoding cytochrome b-c1 complex subunit 7: MAASFSRWLVDPKKNPLAAIHMKTLSSRLRNYGLRYDDLYDPMYDLDVKEALNRLPREIVDARNQRLLRAMDLSMKHQYLPEDLQAMQTPFRSYLQEMLTLVKRESAEREALGALPLYQRTLP; this comes from the exons ATGGCAGCGTCGTTCTCTAGATGGCTCGTGGATCCGAAGAAGAACCCTCTCGCCGCCATCCACATGAAAACCCTCTCCTCTCGCCTCCGTAATTACG GGCTCAGATATGATGATTTATATGATCCAATGTATGATTTGGACGTGAAGGAAGCTCTTAATCGCCTTCCAAGGGAGATTGTTGATGCCAGAAACCAGCGCCTTCTGCGTGCCATGGACCTCTCAATGAAGCACCAGTACCTCCCAGAGGATCTCCAG GCAATGCAAACACCATTTAGGAGCTATCTTCAGGAAATGCTGACTCTT gTTAAAAGGGAGAGTGCAGAACGTGAGGCTTTGGGAGCTTTGCCTCTTTATCAGCGTACACTCCCTTAA